A region from the Haemorhous mexicanus isolate bHaeMex1 chromosome 12, bHaeMex1.pri, whole genome shotgun sequence genome encodes:
- the CARMIL2 gene encoding capping protein, Arp2/3 and myosin-I linker protein 2 isoform X1, with amino-acid sequence MAVSPGGIPTELQEGITAFLGAKKVLLVLSIQLQVKSKYDDFILVLTPWRAYVLPVMLPVRVHSSFSFLEVREMTVQEPSVVVIETDAASYAFRFMSLDDLEQVVIHVTMSLKKVFPDSSLGTLLKNSPPSLYERIQQITDSLEEMLQSNPGPCGGFSETYAALCDYNGFAFREEIQWDVDNIYHSQDCREFNLLDFSHLESRDVALSVAALSFNLWFTKLSCKDFRLNQEISEQLLYMLSKSVTLEELVLENSGLKADFVQRMAQALSSHPNSVLHTINLSGNQLEDRGVSAFSRHVEKSSKGLQSLSLARTMLTAKGMSTLCKALRDNKATGFSLRHLDLSGNPGTLAGDDISNLQSLLQHCHSLSHLSLAGTDCPLDALFGALVHGSHTSLIHLDLSKNVYSHKRVKTISPDIKEFFSQACSLRHVSLAGTRLPADAVRALLQGLADNSHISDLHLDLSSCELRSAGAQVIQDLIPDASSISHLDLSDNGFDPDMVTLVLSIGRSKSIRHVSLGKNFNIKSKEGLLDVLHRIVQLTQEEDCPLESLSVAESRLKLGTNVLLSALGSNTSLVSLDISGNSMGDTGAKMLAKALQINTKLRTVVWDRNNTTAHGLLEVAQALERNYTLKSMPLPMSDVAQAYRSHPERTEEAVHKLQSCLTRNQLRQTLPAQTFRLQQGILTTSSEQMVNEICLSVQKHVDILSTCTGREVETDILCAEEAIRNANLSVSILPLLYEAGNTPYQNGKLQHKLECLTEEASQTCSREIQAIMQAVLDTAHSLCPAVVQKSGVRDQLVNAMSERICLQDQLSLSTVLDQMVTDVFSKLNEIKLSITAAVADCIVDAVLGDLTIAQCKLAESLSKQGLDLLVLLPESAEDDATALARSRNPPDLAAEEYKMALRRRNKHFRSIRPTPTVRTSSPARKPPAAVAGSIPGCAAKPPRTLPAGTAALPPRGGASAPLADPPRVGEGDGVGDDDADGDDDDDGEAWRGRVSAGTLSPFVGVSELEPAAGRDASGLRAHRAPPSLSPAAPPARPASTKDAEPASGSLPATQPATATGFLMDLPTAGEKLEHCTKARPRPNRRHKQPPSKPNVQPVACENSEDRSITRVDEGLEDFFAKRLITETLPPTTPETCPGSTPLAPSGSRTLKKKIGNFFAFKKPKSSRGSRCEKEPEGGPTAPRSRRSMLSDILRAPSKAGESGKPLSKSEEGGLSAEPQAEPEHCQTPDSARRIRPKYSREGKSQSLILLSGEDEDALGVRHDKKRHLEKSEGELSSSFEQRVQVMLHRIGVTKGPAAESKKQQSKDSEIKKAGSDGDIVDSSADSPPSLKARTHSVSTDAPFRSPAARTEPSAEPRPAWKALGRQLPTEPPATSSDQPQRSLTLAEPSGLPEPGGREGWSSSLPRLGRNVPVALPRRVSHGGEVGAGTLPTPPNTEDNRLMARLAAPRGPSRRALSVHEEQLREPECPAELGMGTVPLRLRRSPVLRHRTKHESLSEMEGEPGPTSDAEGATLQDWPRAGLEEPQAGTGTEGEQPQALAQTVGNAQDSAAVDQRRPVLGREEPALGQ; translated from the exons ATGGCTGTGTCCCCCGGAGGGATCCCCACTGAGCTGCAAG AGGGCATCACCGCCTTCCTGGGGGCAAAGAAggtgctcctggtgctgagcaTCCAGCTGCAGGTGAAATCCAAGTATGACGACTTTATCTTG GTCCTGACACCCTGGCGAGCCTATGTGCTGCCTGTGATGCTGCCAGTGAGG GTtcacagcagcttcagcttcCTGGAGGTGAGGGAGATGACAGTCCAAGAGCCCAGTGTG GTTGTCATAGAAACAGATGCAGCATCTTATGCCTTCCGGTTCATGTCCTTGGATGATTTGGAGCAAGTTGTTATCCATGTCACCATGTCACTTAAGAAGGTCTTTCCAGACTCATCTCTTGG gacACTGCTCAAGAACTCCCCCCCCAGCCTGTATGAGAGGATCCAGCAGATCACAGACTCACTGGAGGAAATGCTGCAGAGCAACCCTGGGCCTTGTG GGGGATTTTCAGAGACCTACGCTGCTCTGTGTGACTACAACGGCTTTGCCTTCCGCGAGGAGATCCAGTGG GACGTGGACAACATTTACCACAGCCAGGACTGCCGGGAATTCAACCTGTTGGACTTCAGCCACCTGGAGAGCCG GGATGTGGCGCTGAGTGTTGCTGCCTTGTCCTTCAACCTGTGGTTCACCAAGCTCTCCTGCAAGGATTTCAGGCTG AATCAGGAgatttcagagcagctgctctaCATGCTCAGCAAGTCAGTGACACtagaggagctggtgctggagaaCAGTGGCTTGAAAGC TGACTTTGTGCAGAGGATGGCCCAGGCGCTCAGCAGCCATCCCAACTCGGTCCTGCACACCATCAACCTCTCTGGCAACCAGCTGGAAGACAGAG GGGTCTCTGCCTTCAGCCGGCACGTGGAGAAGAGTTCCAAGGGTCTGCAGAGCCTCAGCTTGGCCAGGACAATGCTCACAGCCAAAG GGATGAGCACGTTATGCAAGGCCCTCAGAGATAACAAAGCCACTGGATTCTCCCTCCGGCACCTGGACCTCTCTGGAAACCCAGGCACCCTGGCTGGGGATGACATCAGT AACCTGCAGAGCCTCCTCCAGCATTGCCACTCGCTCTCCCACCTTAGCCTGGCTGGCACAGACTGTCCTTTGGATGCA CTCTTTGGAGCCCTGGTCCACGGATCCCACACCAGCCTCATCCACCTGGATCTCTCCAAAAACGTGTATTCCCACAA GAGGGTGAAAACCATCTCCCCTGACATCAAGGAGTTTTTCAGCCAGGCCTGCTCCCTCAGACATGTCTCCCTGGCAGGTACCAGGCTGCCAGCCGATGCCGTAAG GGCATTGCTGCAAGGGCTGGCAGACAACAGTCACATCAGTGACCTGCACCTGGATCTcagcagctgtgag CTGAGATCAGCGGGAGCCCAAGTCATCCAGGACCTCATCCCTGATGCCAGCTCCATCAGTCACCTGGACCTGTCTGACAATG GCTTTGACCCCGACATGGTGACCCTGGTGCTCTCCATTGGCAGGAGCAAATCCATCAGGCACGTCTCCCTGGGGAAAAACTTCAACATCAAATCCAA ggaaggTCTGTTGGATGTCCTGCACCGCATTGTCCAGCTCACCCAGGAGGAGGATTGT CCTCTCGAGTCACTGTCTGTGGCTGAATCGCGCCTCAAGCTGGGAACCAACGTGCTGctgagtgccctgggcagtAACACCAGCCTCGTGTCCCTGGACATCAGTGGCAACTCCATGGGGGACACGGGGGCTAAGATGCTCGCCAAGGCCCTGCAGATCAACACCAAGCTCAG GACTGTGGTTTGGGACAGGAACAACACAACTGCCCATGGGCTCTTGGAGGTGGCTCAAGCTTTGGAGAG GAATTACACACTCAAGTCGATGCCGCTGCCGATGAGCGACGTGGCGCAGGCCTACCGCAGCCACCCCGAGAGGACGGAGGAGGCCGTGCACAAG CTCCAGTCCTGCCTGACAAGAAACCAGCTGCGGCAAACGCTGCCGGCACAGACCTTCCGGCTGCAGCAGGGCATCCTCACCACCTCTTCTGAACAG ATGGTGAATGAGATCTGCCTGAGTGTGCAGAAGCACGTCGACATCCTCAGCACCTGCACGGGCAGGGAGGTGGAGACGGACATCCTCTGTGCTGAGGAGGCCATCAGGAACGCCAACCTCTCCGTCAGT ATCCTGCCCCTCTTGTATGAGGCTGGAAACACCCCCTACCAGAATGGCAAGCTGCAGCACAAGCTGGAGTGTCTCACAGAGGAAGCGTCACAGACCTGCAGCCGGGAAATCCAG GCAATCATGCAGGCGGTGCTGGACACGGCccacagcctgtgcccagctgtggtgCAGAAGAGTGGGGTCAGGGATCAGCTGGTCAATGCCATGTCAGAGAGGATCTGCCTCCAGgaccagctcagcctcagcacTGTCCTGGACCAGATGGTCACCGATGTCTTCAGCAAGCTGAA TGAGATCAAGCTCTCCATCACAGCCGCTGTAGCCGACTGCATCGTggatgctgtgctgggagacCTGACCATCGCCCAGTGCAAACTG GCAGAGAGCCTCTCCAAGCAGGGGCTCgacctcctggtgctgctgccggAGTCGGCTGAGGACGATGCCACGGCACTGGCGAGGAGCAGGAATCCTCCGGacctggctgcagaggag taCAAGATGGCCCTGCGGAGGAGAAACAAGCACTTCAGGAGCATTCGGCCCACACCAACTGTGAGAA CATCATCCCCGGCACGCAAACCTCCGGCGGCGGTGgcaggctccatcccaggctgcgCCGCAAAGCCGCCACGCACGCTCCCGGCGGGCACGGCCGCGCTCCCGCCCCGCGGCGGAGCCAGTGCCCCGCTCGCTGACCCTCCGCGCGTGGGCGAAGGTGACGGCGTCGGTGATGATGATgctgatggtgatgatgatgatgatggggAGGCCTGGAGAGGGCGGGTGTCAGCAGGGACCCTCTCGCCTTTCGTAGGTGTCTCGGAGCTGGAGCCGGCAGCGGGTCGAGACGCCAGCGGGCTCCGAGCTCACCGGGCGCCGCCGTCActcagccccgccgcgccgccggcaCGCCCTGCCTCCACAAAGGATGCTGAGCCTGCGAGCGGCTCGCTCCCCGCCACGCAGCCTGCCACCGCCACCGGATTCCTTATGGACCTGCCGACCGCCGGCGAGAAGCTGGAGCATTGCACCAAAGCCAGGCCCCGGCCCAACCGCAGGCACAAGCAACCGCCCAGCAAGCCGAAT GTGCAGCCCGTGGCCTGTGAGAACAGCGAGGATAGGAGCATCACCCGCGTGGACGAGGGGCTGGAGGACTTCTTTGCCAAGAGGCTCATCACAGAAACACTGCC ccccacaactCCGGAGACATGCCCAGGATCAACCCCTCTGGCTCCCTCTGGTTCCCGCACCCTCAAgaagaaaattgggaatttttttgccttcaagAAACCCAAATCCAGCCGGGGCTCAAGGTGTGAGAAGGAGCCCGAGGGTGGTCCCACTGCCCCTAGGAGCAGGCGCTCGATGCTCAGTGACATTTTACGAGCCCCCAGCAAGGCAGGCGAGTCAGGGAAGCCCCTGAGTAAATCGGAGGAGGGGGGGCTCTCTGCCGAGCCCCAAGCAGAGCCTGAGCACTGCCAGACTCCCGACTCTGCCCGGAGGATCCGGCCCAAATACTCTCGGGAGGGCAAATCCCAGTCACTCATCTTGCTGTCCGGGGAGGACGAGGATGCGCTGGGGGTCAGGCATGACAAG AAGaggcacctggagaagagcGAGGGGGAGTTGTCCAGCTCCTTCGAGCAGAGAGTGCAGGTCATGCTCCATCGCATCGGCGTCACCAAGGGCCCGGCTGCTGAGAGCAAGAAGCAGCAG AGCAAAGACAGCGAGATCAAGAAAGCTGGCTCAGATG GGGACATCGTAGACAGCTCTGCGGACTCACCCCCATCCCTGAAGGCCCGCACACACTCTGTGTCCACAG ACGCACCCTTCCGCAGCCCAGCCGCCAGGACGGAGCCCAGCGCCGAGCCCCGGCCAGCCTGGAAAGCCCTGGGAAGGCAGCTGCCCACTGAGCCACCAGCCACCAGCTCCGACCAGCCCCAGCGCTCCCTCACCCTAGCAGAGCCCAGCGGGCTGCCGGAGCCCGGGGGCcgggagggctggagcagcagcctgccACGGCTGGGCAGGAACGTGCCGGTGGCACTGCCACGGAGGGTCAGCCATGGTGGGGAGGTGGGTGCTGGCACCCTGCCCACACCACCCAATACTGAAG ACAACCGGCTGATGGCACGGCTGGCAGCGCCACGGGGGCCCAGCCGCCGAGCACTGTCCGTccatgaggagcagctcagggagccCGAGTGCCCGGCGGAGCTGGGAA TGGGCACCGTTCCCCTGCGCCTGCGGCGTTCGCCTGTGCTCAGGCACAGGACCAAGCACGAGTCCCTCTCAGAGATGGAGGGTGAGCCTGGACCAACCTCGGATGCTGAAG
- the CARMIL2 gene encoding capping protein, Arp2/3 and myosin-I linker protein 2 isoform X4 produces the protein MAVSPGGIPTELQEGITAFLGAKKVLLVLSIQLQVKSKYDDFILVLTPWRAYVLPVMLPVRVHSSFSFLEVREMTVQEPSVVVIETDAASYAFRFMSLDDLEQVVIHVTMSLKKVFPDSSLGTLLKNSPPSLYERIQQITDSLEEMLQSNPGPCGGFSETYAALCDYNGFAFREEIQWDVDNIYHSQDCREFNLLDFSHLESRDVALSVAALSFNLWFTKLSCKDFRLNQEISEQLLYMLSKSVTLEELVLENSGLKADFVQRMAQALSSHPNSVLHTINLSGNQLEDRGVSAFSRHVEKSSKGLQSLSLARTMLTAKGMSTLCKALRDNKATGFSLRHLDLSGNPGTLAGDDISNLQSLLQHCHSLSHLSLAGTDCPLDALFGALVHGSHTSLIHLDLSKNVYSHKRVKTISPDIKEFFSQACSLRHVSLAGTRLPADAVRCAWAAGMDLGALLQGLADNSHISDLHLDLSSCELRSAGAQVIQDLIPDASSISHLDLSDNGFDPDMVTLVLSIGRSKSIRHVSLGKNFNIKSKEGLLDVLHRIVQLTQEEDCPLESLSVAESRLKLGTNVLLSALGSNTSLVSLDISGNSMGDTGAKMLAKALQINTKLRTVVWDRNNTTAHGLLEVAQALERNYTLKSMPLPMSDVAQAYRSHPERTEEAVHKLQSCLTRNQLRQTLPAQTFRLQQGILTTSSEQMVNEICLSVQKHVDILSTCTGREVETDILCAEEAIRNANLSVSILPLLYEAGNTPYQNGKLQHKLECLTEEASQTCSREIQAIMQAVLDTAHSLCPAVVQKSGVRDQLVNAMSERICLQDQLSLSTVLDQMVTDVFSKLNEIKLSITAAVADCIVDAVLGDLTIAQCKLAESLSKQGLDLLVLLPESAEDDATALARSRNPPDLAAEEYKMALRRRNKHFRSIRPTPTVRSVSELEPAAGRDASGLRAHRAPPSLSPAAPPARPASTKDAEPASGSLPATQPATATGFLMDLPTAGEKLEHCTKARPRPNRRHKQPPSKPNVQPVACENSEDRSITRVDEGLEDFFAKRLITETLPPTTPETCPGSTPLAPSGSRTLKKKIGNFFAFKKPKSSRGSRCEKEPEGGPTAPRSRRSMLSDILRAPSKAGESGKPLSKSEEGGLSAEPQAEPEHCQTPDSARRIRPKYSREGKSQSLILLSGEDEDALGVRHDKKRHLEKSEGELSSSFEQRVQVMLHRIGVTKGPAAESKKQQSKDSEIKKAGSDGDIVDSSADSPPSLKARTHSVSTDNRLMARLAAPRGPSRRALSVHEEQLREPECPAELGMGTVPLRLRRSPVLRHRTKHESLSEMEGEPGPTSDAEGATLQDWPRAGLEEPQAGTGTEGEQPQALAQTVGNAQDSAAVDQRRPVLGREEPALGQ, from the exons ATGGCTGTGTCCCCCGGAGGGATCCCCACTGAGCTGCAAG AGGGCATCACCGCCTTCCTGGGGGCAAAGAAggtgctcctggtgctgagcaTCCAGCTGCAGGTGAAATCCAAGTATGACGACTTTATCTTG GTCCTGACACCCTGGCGAGCCTATGTGCTGCCTGTGATGCTGCCAGTGAGG GTtcacagcagcttcagcttcCTGGAGGTGAGGGAGATGACAGTCCAAGAGCCCAGTGTG GTTGTCATAGAAACAGATGCAGCATCTTATGCCTTCCGGTTCATGTCCTTGGATGATTTGGAGCAAGTTGTTATCCATGTCACCATGTCACTTAAGAAGGTCTTTCCAGACTCATCTCTTGG gacACTGCTCAAGAACTCCCCCCCCAGCCTGTATGAGAGGATCCAGCAGATCACAGACTCACTGGAGGAAATGCTGCAGAGCAACCCTGGGCCTTGTG GGGGATTTTCAGAGACCTACGCTGCTCTGTGTGACTACAACGGCTTTGCCTTCCGCGAGGAGATCCAGTGG GACGTGGACAACATTTACCACAGCCAGGACTGCCGGGAATTCAACCTGTTGGACTTCAGCCACCTGGAGAGCCG GGATGTGGCGCTGAGTGTTGCTGCCTTGTCCTTCAACCTGTGGTTCACCAAGCTCTCCTGCAAGGATTTCAGGCTG AATCAGGAgatttcagagcagctgctctaCATGCTCAGCAAGTCAGTGACACtagaggagctggtgctggagaaCAGTGGCTTGAAAGC TGACTTTGTGCAGAGGATGGCCCAGGCGCTCAGCAGCCATCCCAACTCGGTCCTGCACACCATCAACCTCTCTGGCAACCAGCTGGAAGACAGAG GGGTCTCTGCCTTCAGCCGGCACGTGGAGAAGAGTTCCAAGGGTCTGCAGAGCCTCAGCTTGGCCAGGACAATGCTCACAGCCAAAG GGATGAGCACGTTATGCAAGGCCCTCAGAGATAACAAAGCCACTGGATTCTCCCTCCGGCACCTGGACCTCTCTGGAAACCCAGGCACCCTGGCTGGGGATGACATCAGT AACCTGCAGAGCCTCCTCCAGCATTGCCACTCGCTCTCCCACCTTAGCCTGGCTGGCACAGACTGTCCTTTGGATGCA CTCTTTGGAGCCCTGGTCCACGGATCCCACACCAGCCTCATCCACCTGGATCTCTCCAAAAACGTGTATTCCCACAA GAGGGTGAAAACCATCTCCCCTGACATCAAGGAGTTTTTCAGCCAGGCCTGCTCCCTCAGACATGTCTCCCTGGCAGGTACCAGGCTGCCAGCCGATGCCGTAAGGTGCGCTTGGGCTGCGGgaatggatttggg GGCATTGCTGCAAGGGCTGGCAGACAACAGTCACATCAGTGACCTGCACCTGGATCTcagcagctgtgag CTGAGATCAGCGGGAGCCCAAGTCATCCAGGACCTCATCCCTGATGCCAGCTCCATCAGTCACCTGGACCTGTCTGACAATG GCTTTGACCCCGACATGGTGACCCTGGTGCTCTCCATTGGCAGGAGCAAATCCATCAGGCACGTCTCCCTGGGGAAAAACTTCAACATCAAATCCAA ggaaggTCTGTTGGATGTCCTGCACCGCATTGTCCAGCTCACCCAGGAGGAGGATTGT CCTCTCGAGTCACTGTCTGTGGCTGAATCGCGCCTCAAGCTGGGAACCAACGTGCTGctgagtgccctgggcagtAACACCAGCCTCGTGTCCCTGGACATCAGTGGCAACTCCATGGGGGACACGGGGGCTAAGATGCTCGCCAAGGCCCTGCAGATCAACACCAAGCTCAG GACTGTGGTTTGGGACAGGAACAACACAACTGCCCATGGGCTCTTGGAGGTGGCTCAAGCTTTGGAGAG GAATTACACACTCAAGTCGATGCCGCTGCCGATGAGCGACGTGGCGCAGGCCTACCGCAGCCACCCCGAGAGGACGGAGGAGGCCGTGCACAAG CTCCAGTCCTGCCTGACAAGAAACCAGCTGCGGCAAACGCTGCCGGCACAGACCTTCCGGCTGCAGCAGGGCATCCTCACCACCTCTTCTGAACAG ATGGTGAATGAGATCTGCCTGAGTGTGCAGAAGCACGTCGACATCCTCAGCACCTGCACGGGCAGGGAGGTGGAGACGGACATCCTCTGTGCTGAGGAGGCCATCAGGAACGCCAACCTCTCCGTCAGT ATCCTGCCCCTCTTGTATGAGGCTGGAAACACCCCCTACCAGAATGGCAAGCTGCAGCACAAGCTGGAGTGTCTCACAGAGGAAGCGTCACAGACCTGCAGCCGGGAAATCCAG GCAATCATGCAGGCGGTGCTGGACACGGCccacagcctgtgcccagctgtggtgCAGAAGAGTGGGGTCAGGGATCAGCTGGTCAATGCCATGTCAGAGAGGATCTGCCTCCAGgaccagctcagcctcagcacTGTCCTGGACCAGATGGTCACCGATGTCTTCAGCAAGCTGAA TGAGATCAAGCTCTCCATCACAGCCGCTGTAGCCGACTGCATCGTggatgctgtgctgggagacCTGACCATCGCCCAGTGCAAACTG GCAGAGAGCCTCTCCAAGCAGGGGCTCgacctcctggtgctgctgccggAGTCGGCTGAGGACGATGCCACGGCACTGGCGAGGAGCAGGAATCCTCCGGacctggctgcagaggag taCAAGATGGCCCTGCGGAGGAGAAACAAGCACTTCAGGAGCATTCGGCCCACACCAACTGTGAGAA GTGTCTCGGAGCTGGAGCCGGCAGCGGGTCGAGACGCCAGCGGGCTCCGAGCTCACCGGGCGCCGCCGTCActcagccccgccgcgccgccggcaCGCCCTGCCTCCACAAAGGATGCTGAGCCTGCGAGCGGCTCGCTCCCCGCCACGCAGCCTGCCACCGCCACCGGATTCCTTATGGACCTGCCGACCGCCGGCGAGAAGCTGGAGCATTGCACCAAAGCCAGGCCCCGGCCCAACCGCAGGCACAAGCAACCGCCCAGCAAGCCGAAT GTGCAGCCCGTGGCCTGTGAGAACAGCGAGGATAGGAGCATCACCCGCGTGGACGAGGGGCTGGAGGACTTCTTTGCCAAGAGGCTCATCACAGAAACACTGCC ccccacaactCCGGAGACATGCCCAGGATCAACCCCTCTGGCTCCCTCTGGTTCCCGCACCCTCAAgaagaaaattgggaatttttttgccttcaagAAACCCAAATCCAGCCGGGGCTCAAGGTGTGAGAAGGAGCCCGAGGGTGGTCCCACTGCCCCTAGGAGCAGGCGCTCGATGCTCAGTGACATTTTACGAGCCCCCAGCAAGGCAGGCGAGTCAGGGAAGCCCCTGAGTAAATCGGAGGAGGGGGGGCTCTCTGCCGAGCCCCAAGCAGAGCCTGAGCACTGCCAGACTCCCGACTCTGCCCGGAGGATCCGGCCCAAATACTCTCGGGAGGGCAAATCCCAGTCACTCATCTTGCTGTCCGGGGAGGACGAGGATGCGCTGGGGGTCAGGCATGACAAG AAGaggcacctggagaagagcGAGGGGGAGTTGTCCAGCTCCTTCGAGCAGAGAGTGCAGGTCATGCTCCATCGCATCGGCGTCACCAAGGGCCCGGCTGCTGAGAGCAAGAAGCAGCAG AGCAAAGACAGCGAGATCAAGAAAGCTGGCTCAGATG GGGACATCGTAGACAGCTCTGCGGACTCACCCCCATCCCTGAAGGCCCGCACACACTCTGTGTCCACAG ACAACCGGCTGATGGCACGGCTGGCAGCGCCACGGGGGCCCAGCCGCCGAGCACTGTCCGTccatgaggagcagctcagggagccCGAGTGCCCGGCGGAGCTGGGAA TGGGCACCGTTCCCCTGCGCCTGCGGCGTTCGCCTGTGCTCAGGCACAGGACCAAGCACGAGTCCCTCTCAGAGATGGAGGGTGAGCCTGGACCAACCTCGGATGCTGAAG